The Acidobacteriota bacterium genomic interval GACACGTCTGGGGACCCGACATCCGACGAGACGCACCCGCCGGAGTGGGTGAGAGTATCGCCCATCGCCGCATGATGGGCCAAGCTACAGTGATCGCGTCAGGCCAACCGCGACACAGATCGACGAGTCGTGCCTCCTGTCCGATGTGCCAGTGACGGGCCGTATGCGGAGACTGACAGTTGACGACCGGTCCCACATACGCTCGGCGAGCAGGCCTCCAGATCACGCTCGTCCACCTGCCCAATTGTCAGCCGGCACCAGAATTGCGCGCGCACGCTGACTTTGGCCACTCTGTGACCTTCCCATGAGTGCACTGGTTGAGTCTGGCGCACGCGGAGTTCAATAGGGCCCGTCCTCGCGTAGTCGATCGATCAACTCGTTGGTTACAGGCTTGCCGCGCTTCGGTAGCGGCCGGAATCCGTAGAAGGCCTCGTCGTCCGGCGCACGCTCTCGCGGCGGAGCGTCTGCCGGCTTCTTGCGGACGGGTCTAGTGGTCATTACTCCACTAGAGTATGGCCGTCGCGGACCCATGGAAAGCGCAACCATCGACGTGGCGATCATCGGCGGCGGCGCCGTCGGTCTGGCCGCTGCCTGCGCGGTGGCCAAACGGGGTCACGGCGCCTGCGTCCTGGAGAGCCTTCCGCGCTTCGGCCTCGAGGCAAGCACGCACAACAGCGGCGTTATTCACGCCGGCCTCTACTACCCCGCCGGGTCGCTGAAGGCGGAGTTGTGCGTCGAGGGACGCGAGCGGTTGTACGCGTTCTGCGCCGAGGAAGGCGTGCCGGCAGAGCGGTGCGGCAAGCTGGTGGTGGCGGCCGACGCATCGGAGGCGCCGCGGCTGGAGGCGCTGGCGGAGCGGGCGCGCAGGAACGGCGTGGAGGACGTCGAATTGGTCGACCGGGAGTTCGTGCGGCGGCGCGAGCCGCAGGTCGAGGCGGTGGCGGCGCTCTGGTCACCGTCCACCGGGATCATCGAGGCGGAGGCGCTGGTGCGCGCGCTGGCGCGCGTCGCCGGGCAGCGCGATGTCGCGCTGCTGCCCGGGTCCGGCGTGGAGGAGTCGGCGTCCGACGATGACGCGATCACGATCCGGACTCCGCGCGAGGCGATTCGCGCGCGAGCCGTCGTGAACGCGGCCGGCCTGTACGCCGACGAGGTATCGGCGCGGCTGGGCGGCGAGCCGTTCACGATCTACCCGGTGCGGGGCGACTACGCGGAACTGGTCCCGTCGGCGCGGTCGCTCGTGCGCCACCTGGTCTACCCGCTGCCGTTCCCGAGCGGGCACGGCCTCGGCGTGCATCTGACCCGCACCACCTGGGGAAGCGTCACGCTCGGGCCGACCGCTCGTTACCAGGCGCGGAAGGACGACTACGAATCGGATCGGGAGGGCCTTGAGACGTTCCACGAGGCGGCGCGGCGGATGCTCCCGGCGCTCCGGCTGGATCAACTCCGACCGGGTGGCAGCGGCATCCGGGCGCGTGGCGCGCCGGCCGATCATGCCTTCTCCGACTTCCGGATCCACCGCGACGCCAAGGTCCCGAGGCTGGTGCACGCCGCCGCTATCGACTCGCCGGGGCTCACGGCGTGCCTTGCCATCGCGGAGCGGGTGGCCGATCTTATCGACGACGTCCTGCGGTCGTAGTCTTGCGGGTCAGCGCCACCGTTCTTCAGAAAACTGGCGGCTACAGCCAGAGAACGGGAGCTGGGTAACGGGCGATCGCCGAATCCGGTGTCACGATCGTCAGGCCGCGCAGGATCGCCTGCGAGATCAGGCCCCGGTCGAAGGGATCCCGATGCAGCGGCGGCAGCAGGCTGTCGTGCGCGGCATCCCGTTCGTCGAATGGCAGCGGTTCGATCTGCAAGCGCACCCGGCGACTGCTGACGAACGACTCGGGCGGCTCCGGCAGCGGCAACCGACCAAGGCGGTACTTGATCGTGATCTCCAAGGCCGAGAGCGCGCTGAGGTACACGGTGTTCGACGGAGCGCGGCACGCCGTGCGGGCACGCAACGGCAGCCGCGGGTCGTCGGCCACCAGATACAGGAACGCGCAGGTATCGAGCAGGAGCGTCATGACAACTCCGCCGACCACCGCTGCGGACTCGGCCAGGGAACGCCGGTTCGCTGCTCAACCCACTGCTGGTCGCGCGGGCCATAGCCGCCAAGCCACCGCGTGATCCGAGACGCGGCCTTGTCGGTTCGCCGAAATCTCGTGCGGGTCAGACGGCCGTCCAGCGGCGGAATCTCGTTCGTGCTTTGCGCCAGCGCACCCGTCTCGCACAGCCGTGCGACGACACCCGCCAGGATGGTCGCGTCCGCCGGGAGTCGCCCGACAAACAGCACTGCCGGGTCGTCGTCGGACTCCAGTATCCGCGCGCGAGGTGCACCGGTGGCGTCGCGCCCCGGAGGAACACTCAGCAACTGCAATGTGCTGTCCGGCGCCATGCCGTGAATGGCGGCTTCAACCTCTTCCTCGTGAATGTCGCGGTTGCCCCAGAAGCGCGGCCAGCCGCGCCATCCCTCCACGAGCTCGATCTCCAGCACGTCTCCGCGCCCGCTCCACCTAACGGCCTCGGCGCTCATCAGCGTGGAAGGATGGTCCGCACCGACCGGAGCGAGTTCGTAGATGCACTGCAGCGCGAATCCCGAACGATCCGGCCACGACAGGATGTCGTCCAGTCGCTCGGTGGGCGGGAGCCACAGCAGGTTAGGTAGCTTCCCGGGGTCTCGCGCCACGGAGATCTGTTGAACATCCAGCTCAAGGGAGTGCCGGTCTCCCCACCCCGCGCGATTCAGCAAGAAGGAGGTCAGTCGACTGGTCATCGAGCGGCATTTCTCCCCTCGCCGGCCATCAGGAGCTTCTCGGCTGCAACGACCAGCGCCGCCTGGTCTACGGAGTGCGGCGACTGAAGGCTCGTGATCACTTCTTGCAAGGTTGACGGTTGCGAGGCGTACGAAGGACGGCGTTTCAACTCGAAGAACGCCTTCAACCGTTGGACCGACTCCTGCTCCAATGCCTCGCCCGCAGCCGGGCCGGATTCCTCGCTCCACGCGTCGGGACCGCGTCCCTCGAAGGCCTGCAGTAGATCCTCCGGAAGCGGCTCGAAGAAACTGTCAGGAACCACCAGGTCGGGATCAGTTCCAATAGGGCGAGATTCCGTGAGCGACACCGGAAGCCGTCGTATTTCCGCGACCGGAACGTTGCGCCGGCAAAGGACGATGGTCTCTCCGCGTTCGACACGGTCAAGGTACAGGGAAAGACGCGCCTTGGCGTCAGCGATATTCACTCGAATCATATAGTCATATTGTAGTCAGAAATATGACTATGTTCAATGAGCCCTTGGGCGCAGAAGGTTGACGAATTCCTCTCGACTCAGCCCTGCGTCGCGAATCAAGGCCCTCAGGAGTCCTCGCCCCAACTCCCGATGCTTTGGAACGGTGAGCCTCCGGCCGGTCGGTCCGACCAGAATCATGTGGCTGCCTTCCGTGCGGTCGAGTTCGAAACCGACCTGGGCAACCACCTTGAGGAACTGGTCTCCCGAGATAACAGGCAGCCGTGCCAACTTAGGCCTGCACCTCGATCACCTGAAAGTCCGACGACTCGGGCCGTCCGGCACCATGCTCGCGCATGCTCGCCACGTACCCCCGGACGGCCTCTCGGACGTTGTCGAGTGCTTCGACCTTCGTCCGCCCCTGACTATGGCAGCCTGGTAGCGTAGGACAACTCGCCACAACCCAGCCGTCTTCGTCTGCCTCGAACACGACCAGCAGCCGCAACACTTCGCTCTCTCTGTCAGCAGCTTCTGACTCCGCCAACGGTGCTGCAACATGACCCCTCCTAGCCGGAAGCGTCACGGTCTCCGATTGCACTTGATCCACGGGATGCTCCTCGATGTTGAACCCTAATCGGGTGAGAATCCTGTGTGCGTCCTGCGCCGTGAAGCCTACGGGAGGCAACCCAGTGACCAGCCGGACGACCTGCTTGATCGGGTACTGCCGTTCATGCAGTGCGACGAAGTACTTGTTGCGACCATCAGCCGGCAACGGTGGCTCGTTGCGCGTCGCGTTCAGAGCATCGGCCGCAGTGATCGAAAACGAGTTGCCGCGGATCGTGAATTTCATTCTTTCACCTCTTTCTATTACTTTCTATTTATAGCCGGCGGCGAGATTCTCGTCAACCAGTCTTGGGCGGACCGAGACGACCGGCGCCATGAATCGAGATGCCGGCCTGGAGGCCGGCGCACCAACCTAGAGGCGAGACCGTGCGTAGCGCGCGACGGCATCCTGCCAGGTCGGCATGGCGATGCCGGTCGCGGCGAGCTTCTCCGAGTCGAGCGCGCAGTACTTGGGGCGGGGCGCCTTGAGCGCCATCTCTTCCAGCGTGGTGGGCCGGATGTCGGGCACTGTGACGTTGAGCTGCCGCGCGAGTTCCCCGGCGACCTCCATCCACGTGGCGTGGCCGGTCGAGGCGCAGTGGTAGAGGCCGGGCGCCGGCATTCTTCCGAGCAGGGCGATGGTGGCGGCGGCGACATCCTCGACGTAGCTGGGCGAGACGACGCGGTCGGTGAAGGCGTGGACCTCGCGGCCGGCAAGGAACGCGTCGGCCATCCGGTCGATGGTGCCGCCGTGGGCGCCGCCGAAGAGACTCTCGACGCGGAGCACGTAGCTGTTCGGACCCTCCGCGAACCACTCGCCGAGCAGCTTGGACGCGGCATAGACGGCCGCCGGGTTGGGGTCGTCGGTCTCGACGTAGGGCTCGCCCTTCGTGCCGTCGAAGACGAAGTCGGTGCTGTAGTGGACGAGGTTCGCACCCACCTCGACCGCGGCCTTCTTGATCGCCCGGACGCCGAACGCGTTCACCGCCAACGCCGTCTCCGCATTGTCCTCGGCGCCGTCGACATCGGTGTAGGCGGCGGCGTTGAGGATGGCGTCGGGCCGGAGCCTCCCGATGGTCTCGCGCACGGCGGCCTCGTCGGCGACGTCGAGCGCGGCGCGCGGCAGCGCGACGACCGCCTTTTCGCCGTAGGCGGCGGCGGCGATCCGCACGAGGGCCGGACCCAGCCGGCCCGCCGCTCCGGTAACGACCACCTTCATCGCGAACGCTCCTTGAGGGCCGCCCGCGTCTCGCGATCGATCTGGCGGCGGCGGATGGTTTCGCGCTTGTCGTGCGCCTTCTTGCCCTTGGCGACGCCGAGCGCCACCTTCACCAGGCCGCGCTTGAAGTACATGCGGACCGGAACCAGCGTGAAGCCGCGCTCCACCGCCTTGCCGGTCAGCTTGTGGATCTCCCGCTTGGTCAGCAGCAGCTTGCGGCGGCGCAACGGCTCGTGCTCGCTGTAGCCGCGATGGCTGTAGGGACTGACGTGCAGGCCGTGCAGGAAGATCTCCCCCGCCTCGATCCGTCCGTAGCTGTCGCGCAGGTTGACGCGCCCCTCGCGGATCGCCTTCACCTCGGTGCCGAGCAGGACGATGCCCGCCTCGTAGACATCCGAAATATGGTAATCGTGTCGCGCCTTGCGGTTGTCGGCGATAAGCCGTTCGCCCGCGGCGGGCGCCACCGTTGCAGTCGCCATCGGTCGATCTCTCTGTTCAGCTTACGCCGACGCAGGGGCGCCTGCGGAGGTGTTGACGAGATTGACGGCAAGCCGCACGGCGGCGAGCAGGCCCGACGGGTCGGCCATTCCCTTCCCGGCGATGTCGAAGCCGGTGCCGTGGTCGACCGAGGTGCGGACGATCGGGAGGCCGAGGGTGACGTTCACCGCTTCGCCGAACGCGATCAGCTTGATCGGGATGAGTCCCTGATCGTGGTAGCAGGCGATCACGGCGTCGAACTCACCGTCGACGGCGCGGCGAAAGACCGCGTCGCCGGGGATCGGGCCGGTGACGTCGATGCCGGAGGCGCGGCAGCGTTCGACGGCCGGAGCAAGCGTCCGCTGCTCCTCGTCGCCGATCAGGCCGCCCTCGCCCGCGTGCGGGTTGAGTCCGGCGAGGGCGAGGCGCGGGCGCGCGACGCCGAATCGCGGAAGCTCCGCGTGGGCCAGGCGGATCGTCGTATCGATGCGCTCCGGGGTGAGAAGCGCGGGAACCTCGGCGAGCGGCACGTGCACGGTGGCGAGCACGACGTTCAGCCGGTCGGCGTGAAACATCATGCGGACGTCGCGGGCGTCGGTGAGATGGGCGAGCAGGTCGGTGTGGCCGCGCCATCTCAGGCCGGCCGCGGCCCAGGCCGCCTTGTTGATGGGGGCGGTGCCGATGGCGTCGACCCGGCCCGCCCGCGCGTCGCGCACGGCGGCCACGACCGAGTCGTAGGCGGTGCGGCCCGCTTCGGCAGACACGGCGCCGGGGCTGAACCGCCGGCGGGCCTCCGCGGCGTCCGGGCCGTACAGCACGGGAGTGCAGAGGGCGCGGATCGCCGGATCGGCCTCCACCAGGCTCGCGATTTCCGGTCCGATGCCGGCGGGGTCGCCGGTCGTGATGGCGACGCGGGGTGACGGCCCCGAGGCCGGCGGAGCATCCGGAGATGCCGGCCTGGAGGCCGGCGCACCAACTGGGACGCGAGCCGGCGCACCGTCAGCCACTGCCGCAACCGCCACTGCAATTGCCGCATCCGCCGCCGGACGACCCGCATCCGCCACCGCCACCGCAACCGCCCGCGGCCCGCGAACAGGAGCTCTCGTGGGCGCAACCGGCGTACTGCTCGCCGGCCGCGTTCGGCAGCTCGTAGCGGAGGCAGCACTTGAGGCGGCCGCAGACGCCCGAGAGGCGAGACGGATTGAGGTTGAGGCTCTGCTGCTTCGCCATCTTGATCGAGATGGGCTCGAAGCGGGGCAGCCACGTGGTGCAGCAGAGCGGCCGGCCGCAGACTCCGTAGCCGCCCAACAGCTTCGCCTCGTCGCGCACGCCGATCTGGCGCATCTCGATTCGGCAATGGAACTCGGTGGCGAGGGCGCGGATCAGGTCGCGGAAGTCGACGCGGCTGTCGGAGGTGAAATAGAACGTCAGGTGCGGCTCGTCCACCTGCAGCTCGGTCCGGACCAGCTTCATCGGCAGGCGGTGCTCCCGGATCTTGAGGGCACAGAACTGGTGCGCGGTGCGCTCCCGGTGCTGATGCCGGAAGCGGGCCGTGATGTCGCTCTCGGTGGCGCGGCGGATCACCCGGTCGCCGCCCCCGGCGGCGGCGCGGGGGGCGGCGGCGGAGCCGGGGGGCGCCGAAAGTTGCGGCAACTGCGGGATGGTGCGCACCCCGGGGGCATAGGCTACCGGGGCGGCGTGCGTACCCACCACGTCGTCGCCGGCCTGGAGCGGCGGCTCGAAAGCCACGCCTTCGAGCAGGAAGCGATGCACGCGGCCCACCGGCTCGAACTTGACGCTGACGAACGGCGGCGTCGCGCGCGGCGGCGTGTCGCGCGGCGTCTGGTCAGCCTGCGGTGTCTCGTCGGCCATCCCTGCCCTCAGTCTGTCACAAGCGGCACGCCACCCAATCGGCCACGGTCTTCGGGCTGACGTTGCGGTCCAGGGCGTCTATCGCTTCGTTCACGGCTCGGAAGGCGCGCAGGCCGCGCTTGCCGCCGTAGGTCGTCGACAAGGTGGCGACGCGGTCGCCGAGATCGGCGTTGGCGAGCGGCGCGTCGGCCTCGGCCGCCGCGACCTCCGCGTCACGCAGGAGCGTGGCAAGCAGGCGGAGGCGGCGGCGCACTTCGGCGCGGTCGGCGGTCGGAGCCCGTCTGGATCCCGATCCGGCCGTGAACGCCTTGGCGCCCTCCAGCCGTCCGGGGACGTCACGGGCCGAGGCGACGGACTCCAACAGGCGGATCGCCAGGTCGCGCGACGCGGCCAGCTCGCCCGACGCCGAGCGGAGGGCGCGCCCGACGCTCCCGCCGGCCGACGCGGCCGACGCGCGGGCCAGGCGCGACTCGATTCCGTGCCGCGACGTCAGGAGATCGACAATCACGGGCACGGTCAGCAACCCGAAGCGCAACTGCGGGCAGCGCGACCGGACCGTATCGAGGAGCAGGCCGGGACGCTCGGCGACCAGGATGAACTGCGACGACTCGGGGGGCTCCTCCAGGGTCTTGAGCAGCGCGTTCTGGGCCTGCGGCGCCATCGCGTCCGCGTCGTCGATCACGACGATCCGGCGGCGCGCCTCGAAGGGCCGATAGACCGCCTGCCCCACCACCTCGCGGATCTGATCGACGGTGATGGCGCCCGACGCGCTGTCGGGCGGTTCCACGACGACCACGTCGGGAAAGATGCCGCGGCCGATCCGGCGGCAGACCGCACAGACGCCGCAGGCGTCGACGGCGAAGTCGCCGTCCCCGGTGCGGGGCTCGAGGCAGTTCACCGCCTCGGCGATGGCCACGGCGGCTAGGCGCTTCCCGACCCCTTCGGGGCCGCTCAGCAGGACGCTGGGCGGGAACGTGTCGCGGGCGACGGCACGCGCAATGCGGGTGGTAACCCCCCGATGACCAGCGATGTCGCGGAAGGGCACGGTTTCCGCAATCTATCATGCCGGCCTGGAGGCCGGCGCACCGGGTTGCTTATGCCGGCCTGGAGGCCGGCGCACCAGGTTGCTTATGCCGGCCTGGAGGCCGGCGCACCGGCCGGCGCACCGGTTCTCATGCTGGGTGGCGAAGGAGCCAGCTCGTGGCGTCCATCAGCGTGTCGACGACGGCGTCCGCCTCGAGGTCGGGTCGCGGCATCTGCTCCTGGGTGCGGCCGTAGCCGGTGCGGACGAGGATGGCGCGCGCGCCGACATTGCGGGCCAGCCGAACCTCTCCCCACTTGTCGCCGATGACCACGGAGCGCGCGACGTCGAGATCCAGGTCGCGCGCCGCCTGCTCGATCATTCCCGGCTTCGGCTTGCGGCAATGACACACGCACCGGTAGGCCTCGACCGGCGCGTTCGGGTCGTGCGGGCAGTAGTAGTGGCCGTCGAGCTGCTCGCCGATCGCGCGCAGCCGGCTGTCGATCAGCTCGCGCACGGTTTCGACGATCGCCTCGTCCTGCATGCCGCGCGCGATGCCGACCTGGTTGGTCACGATGACGACCGCGTAGCCGGCGCGCCGCATCAGGCGGATGGCGTCGAGCGCCCAGGGGTACAGCTCGAAGCGGTCGACCCGTTCCAGGTAACCGACATCTTCGTTCAACGTGCCGTCCCGATCGAGAAAAACCGCCGGTTTCATTCGTGACCTCCGTTGCCGGCCCGCCGGATTGCCCATGCCGGCCTGGAGGCCGGCGCACCGGCGGGGCGCCCGTGTTACCTTGGGATTTCCGTTCTGCTACACTCGTTCCACATGAAGAAAACGCTGCCGTTTGCGTCGCTCGTCGGCCTGCTGCTGCTCGTGTTCGAGCGGCCCGCCGCCGCCTATCTCGACCCGGGCAGCGGGAGCATGCTGCTCCAGGTGCTGCTGGGTGGTTTCGCCGCGGTCGGCGTGGCGATCAAATTGTACTGGCACCGGTTCAGCGCCCTCTTCAGCCGCAGGCAGCAGGATCCCGACAAGCGGTAGCCGCCGTGGACCCGGCTGCCCCTCCACTGGTTGAACCGGGCTCCTTCCGCGACCCCGACACGCGCGTCTTCCATCAGGACGGCGCGATACTGCGCGGCCTGAGCGAGCGTGCGCTGGCCGACTGGACGCAGTTGGCCGCCACGGATTTCTTTGCCCGCTTCTCGGAGGCGGGCCACCTGATTCCGACCCGTCTGCTGGACACCTCCGGGGAGACGCTCCCGGCGCCGCCGGCGGCTGACGCGTGGGCCGCCATCCTGGAGCACGAGCGCGTGCCGGTGATCTCGTACCCCTACGAGTGGTCGTTCGGCATGCTGCGCGACGCCGCGCTGCTGCAGCTCGACCTGACCCTCGCCGCCCTCGACGAGCAGATGACGCTGAAGGACGCCACGCCGTTCAACGTGCAGTGGGTGGGCGCCCGCCCCACGTTCATCGACGTTGGATCGTTCACCGCGTATGCGCCGGGCGATCCGTGGGCCGGCTACCGGCAGTTCTGCGAGACGTTCCTCTATCCATTGTTCCTCCAGGCCTACCGCAACGTGCCGTTCCATCCCTGGCTGCGGGGCCGCCTGGAAGGGATCACGGCCGAGGAATGCCGCGCGTGCTTCTCGCTGCGCGACTGGCTGCGGCCCGGGGTGCTGGCGCATGTCGTCCTTCAGGCGAAGGCGCAGGCACGCTACGAACGGACCGACGACGACGTCCGGGGCGAGCTGCGCGACGCCGGTTTCGGCGCCGCGCTGATCCGGAACAACGTCGCGCGGCTGCGTCGCACGGTGGAACGCCTGGCGTGGGCGCCGTCCGGATCCACCTGGTCCGGCTACCAGGACGAGCTCAGCTACGACGACGCGGAGGTCGAACGGAAACAGGCATTCGTCGGACGCGTCGCGGCGGCGCGGCGGCGGGCGCTCGCGTGGGACATCGGCTGCAACACGGGCGTTTATTCGCGCATCGCGGCGGAGCACGCCGACTACGTGCTCGCCCTCGACGCCGACCACCTGGTGATCGACCGGCTGTACGCCGCACTGAAGGAGGACGACGGCCACCGGAACATCCTTCCGCTCATAGCGGACGTGGCCGATCCGTCGCCCGGCCTCGGATGGCGCGGCACGGAGCGCCG includes:
- a CDS encoding NAD(P)/FAD-dependent oxidoreductase, yielding MESATIDVAIIGGGAVGLAAACAVAKRGHGACVLESLPRFGLEASTHNSGVIHAGLYYPAGSLKAELCVEGRERLYAFCAEEGVPAERCGKLVVAADASEAPRLEALAERARRNGVEDVELVDREFVRRREPQVEAVAALWSPSTGIIEAEALVRALARVAGQRDVALLPGSGVEESASDDDAITIRTPREAIRARAVVNAAGLYADEVSARLGGEPFTIYPVRGDYAELVPSARSLVRHLVYPLPFPSGHGLGVHLTRTTWGSVTLGPTARYQARKDDYESDREGLETFHEAARRMLPALRLDQLRPGGSGIRARGAPADHAFSDFRIHRDAKVPRLVHAAAIDSPGLTACLAIAERVADLIDDVLRS
- a CDS encoding type II toxin-antitoxin system VapC family toxin, with amino-acid sequence MTLLLDTCAFLYLVADDPRLPLRARTACRAPSNTVYLSALSALEITIKYRLGRLPLPEPPESFVSSRRVRLQIEPLPFDERDAAHDSLLPPLHRDPFDRGLISQAILRGLTIVTPDSAIARYPAPVLWL
- a CDS encoding type II toxin-antitoxin system prevent-host-death family antitoxin; translated protein: MIRVNIADAKARLSLYLDRVERGETIVLCRRNVPVAEIRRLPVSLTESRPIGTDPDLVVPDSFFEPLPEDLLQAFEGRGPDAWSEESGPAAGEALEQESVQRLKAFFELKRRPSYASQPSTLQEVITSLQSPHSVDQAALVVAAEKLLMAGEGRNAAR
- a CDS encoding addiction module toxin, HicA family, with the protein product MARLPVISGDQFLKVVAQVGFELDRTEGSHMILVGPTGRRLTVPKHRELGRGLLRALIRDAGLSREEFVNLLRPRAH
- a CDS encoding type II toxin-antitoxin system HicB family antitoxin — its product is MRLLVVFEADEDGWVVASCPTLPGCHSQGRTKVEALDNVREAVRGYVASMREHGAGRPESSDFQVIEVQA
- the rfbD gene encoding dTDP-4-dehydrorhamnose reductase produces the protein MKVVVTGAAGRLGPALVRIAAAAYGEKAVVALPRAALDVADEAAVRETIGRLRPDAILNAAAYTDVDGAEDNAETALAVNAFGVRAIKKAAVEVGANLVHYSTDFVFDGTKGEPYVETDDPNPAAVYAASKLLGEWFAEGPNSYVLRVESLFGGAHGGTIDRMADAFLAGREVHAFTDRVVSPSYVEDVAAATIALLGRMPAPGLYHCASTGHATWMEVAGELARQLNVTVPDIRPTTLEEMALKAPRPKYCALDSEKLAATGIAMPTWQDAVARYARSRL
- the smpB gene encoding SsrA-binding protein SmpB; translated protein: MATATVAPAAGERLIADNRKARHDYHISDVYEAGIVLLGTEVKAIREGRVNLRDSYGRIEAGEIFLHGLHVSPYSHRGYSEHEPLRRRKLLLTKREIHKLTGKAVERGFTLVPVRMYFKRGLVKVALGVAKGKKAHDKRETIRRRQIDRETRAALKERSR
- the pdxA gene encoding 4-hydroxythreonine-4-phosphate dehydrogenase PdxA → MADGAPARVPVGAPASRPASPDAPPASGPSPRVAITTGDPAGIGPEIASLVEADPAIRALCTPVLYGPDAAEARRRFSPGAVSAEAGRTAYDSVVAAVRDARAGRVDAIGTAPINKAAWAAAGLRWRGHTDLLAHLTDARDVRMMFHADRLNVVLATVHVPLAEVPALLTPERIDTTIRLAHAELPRFGVARPRLALAGLNPHAGEGGLIGDEEQRTLAPAVERCRASGIDVTGPIPGDAVFRRAVDGEFDAVIACYHDQGLIPIKLIAFGEAVNVTLGLPIVRTSVDHGTGFDIAGKGMADPSGLLAAVRLAVNLVNTSAGAPASA
- a CDS encoding stage 0 sporulation family protein, translating into MADETPQADQTPRDTPPRATPPFVSVKFEPVGRVHRFLLEGVAFEPPLQAGDDVVGTHAAPVAYAPGVRTIPQLPQLSAPPGSAAAPRAAAGGGDRVIRRATESDITARFRHQHRERTAHQFCALKIREHRLPMKLVRTELQVDEPHLTFYFTSDSRVDFRDLIRALATEFHCRIEMRQIGVRDEAKLLGGYGVCGRPLCCTTWLPRFEPISIKMAKQQSLNLNPSRLSGVCGRLKCCLRYELPNAAGEQYAGCAHESSCSRAAGGCGGGGGCGSSGGGCGNCSGGCGSG
- a CDS encoding DNA polymerase III subunit, with translation MAETVPFRDIAGHRGVTTRIARAVARDTFPPSVLLSGPEGVGKRLAAVAIAEAVNCLEPRTGDGDFAVDACGVCAVCRRIGRGIFPDVVVVEPPDSASGAITVDQIREVVGQAVYRPFEARRRIVVIDDADAMAPQAQNALLKTLEEPPESSQFILVAERPGLLLDTVRSRCPQLRFGLLTVPVIVDLLTSRHGIESRLARASAASAGGSVGRALRSASGELAASRDLAIRLLESVASARDVPGRLEGAKAFTAGSGSRRAPTADRAEVRRRLRLLATLLRDAEVAAAEADAPLANADLGDRVATLSTTYGGKRGLRAFRAVNEAIDALDRNVSPKTVADWVACRL
- a CDS encoding HAD family hydrolase, coding for MGNPAGRQRRSRMKPAVFLDRDGTLNEDVGYLERVDRFELYPWALDAIRLMRRAGYAVVIVTNQVGIARGMQDEAIVETVRELIDSRLRAIGEQLDGHYYCPHDPNAPVEAYRCVCHCRKPKPGMIEQAARDLDLDVARSVVIGDKWGEVRLARNVGARAILVRTGYGRTQEQMPRPDLEADAVVDTLMDATSWLLRHPA